One window of Marmota flaviventris isolate mMarFla1 chromosome 5, mMarFla1.hap1, whole genome shotgun sequence genomic DNA carries:
- the Brd8 gene encoding bromodomain-containing protein 8 isoform X5: MATGSGKHKLLSTGPTEPWSIREKLCLASSVMRSGDQNWVSVSRAIKPFAEPGRPPDWFSQKHCASQYSELLETTETPKRKRGEKGEVVETVEDVIVRKLTAERVEELKKVIKETQERYRRLKRDAELIQAGHMDSRLDELCNDIAMKKKLEEEEAEVKRKATDAAYQARQAVKTPPRRLPTVMVRSPIDSASPGGDYPLGDLTSTTMEEATSGVSESEMAVTSGHLNSTGVLLEVGGVLPMIHGGEIQQTPNTVAASPAASGAPTLSRLLEAGPTQFTTPLASFTTVASEPPVKLVPPPVESVSQATIVMMPALPAPSSAPAVSTPESVAPVSQSDTCVPMEAVGDPHTVTVSMDSSEISMIINSIKEECFRSGVAEAPGGSKAPSIDGKEDLDLAEKMDIAVSYTGEELDFETVGDIIAIIEDKVDDHPEVLDVAAVEAALSFCEENDDPQSLPGPWEHPIQQERDKPVPLPAPEMTVKQERLDFEETENKGIHELVDLRESGVDIKMEPAEPEPGISGAEIVAGVVSATSMEPPELRSQDLDEEPRSTATGEIPEADGSNGKGDEMPLATVKTEASPESMLSPSHGSNPIEDPLEAETQHKFEMSDSLKEESGTIFGGQIKDAAGEEEEEDGVSEAASLEEPKEEDQGEGYLSEMDNEPPVSESDDGFSIHNATLQSHTLADSIPSSPASSQFSVCSEDQEAIQAQKIWKKAIMLVWRAAANHRYANVFLQPVTDDIAPGYHSIVQRPMDLSTIKKNIENGLIRSTAEFQRDIMLMFQNAVMYNSSDHDVYHMAVEMQRDVLEQIQQFLATQLIMQTSESGISAKSLRGRDSTRKQDASEKDSVPMGSPAFLLSLFDGGTRGRRCAIEADMKMKK, from the exons GGTATCAGTTAGCAGAGCCATCAAGCCCTTTGCAGAACCTGGCCGCCCTCCAGACTGGTTCTCTCAAAAA CATTGTGCTTCTCAGTACTCAGAGCTCCTAGAAACCACTGAGACCCCAAA ACGCAAAAGAGGTGAAAAGGGAGAAGTAGTAGAAACTGTGGAAGATGTGATTGTTCGGAAACTGACTGCTGAAAGAGTGGAGGAACTGAAAAAAGTGATAAAGGAAACCCAGGAGAGATATAG ACGGCTGAAAAGAGATGCAGAACTAATTCAAGCAGGGCACATGGACAGCAGACTGGATGAGCTTTGCAATGACATTGCCAT gaaaaaaaaattagaggaagagGAGGCTGAGGTGAAGAGAAAGGCTACAGATGCTGCATACCAGG CTCGTCAAGCAGTGAAAACACCCCCTCGGAGGTTACCCACTGTGATGGTCCGCTCTCCTATAGATTCAGCCTCCCCAGGAGGTGATTATCCACTTGGGGACTTGACTTCAACCACTATGGAAGAGGCCACCTCTGGG GTCAGTGAGAGTGAAATGGCTGTTACTTCTGGCCATCTGAACAGTACAGGTGTCCTCCTGGAGGTAGGCGGGGTCCTTCCCATGATACATGGTGGGGAGATACAGCAAACACCCAATACTGTTGCAGCTTCCCCTGCTGCCTCAG GTGCTCCCACTCTTTCCCGGCTTTTAGAAGCTGGTCCTACACAGTTCACCACACCTCTTGCTTCCTTCACTACTGTTGCCAGTGAACCTCCAGTTAAACTTGTGCCACCCCCTGTAGAGTCTGTGTCCCAGGCTACCATTGTCATGATGCCTGCGCTGCCAGCACCATCCTCTGCTCCGGCTGTCTCCACTCCTGAAAGTGTAGCTCCAG TGAGTCAGTCTGACACCTGTGTTCCCATGGAAGCTGTGGGGGATCCACACACTGTGACTGTTTCCATGGATAGCAGTGAAATCTCCATGATCATTAATTCTATCAAAGAAGAGTGTTTCCGATCAGGGGTAGCAGAGGCCCCTGGAGGATCAAAGGCTCCCAGCATAGATGGAAAGGAAGATTTAGATCTGGCTGAGAAGATGGATATTGCTGTGTCTTACACAGGTGAAGAGCTAGACTTTGAGACTGTTGGAGACATCATTGCCATAATTGAGGACAAG GTAGATGATCACCCTGAAGTGCTGGATGTGGCAGCTGTGGAAGCAGCACTGTCCTTCTGTGAAGAAAATGATGATCCCCAGTCTCTTCCTGGCCCCTGGGAACACCCAATCCAGCAGGAACGGGATAAGCCAGTACCTCTCCCTGCACCAGAGATGACAGTCAAGCAAGAGAGATTGGACTttgaggaaacagaaaacaaggGAATTCATGAACTCGTGGACCTCAGGGAGTCTGGTGTTGACATTAAAATGGAACCTGCAGAACCAGAGCCAGGCATTTCAGGGGCTGAAATTGTAGCTGGGGTTGTTTCAGCCACAAGTATGGAGCCACCAGAACTCAGGAGTCAAGACTTAGATGAGGAACCCAGAAGTACTGCAACTGGAGAGATTCCTGAAGCAGATGGTTCCAATGGGAAAGGCGATGAGATGCCACTTGCAACTGTGAAGACAGAG GCATCCCCCGAAAGCATGTTGTCTCCATCACATGGCTCAAATCCCATTGAAGATCCTTTAGAGGCAGAGACTCAGCACAAGTTTGAAATGTCAG ACTCATTGAAAGAAGAATCAGGGACTATTTTTGGAGGCCAGATAAAG GATGCcgcaggtgaggaggaggaggaggatggagtcAGTGAAGCAGCCAGTCTAGAGGAACCTAAGGAAGAAGATCAAGGAGAAGGCTATTTGTCAGAAATGGATAATGAACCCCCTGTAAGCGAGAGTGATGATGGCTTTAGCATACACAATGCTACCCTGCAGTCACATACACTGGCAGACTCCATCCCCAGCAGCCCTGCTTCTTCACAGTT CTCTGTCTGTAGTGAAGATCAAGAAGCTATTCAGGCCCAGAAAATCTGGAAGAAAGCCATCATGCTTGTATGGAGAGCTGCAGCTAACCATAG GTATGCCAATGTCTTCCTGCAGCCTGTTACAGATGACATAGCACCTGGCTACCACAGCATTGTACAGAG gcctaTGGATTTGTCAACTATtaagaaaaacattgaaaatggGCTGATCCGCAGCACAGCTGAATTTCAGCGTGACATTATGCTCATGTTTCAGAATGCTGTAATGTATAACAGCTCAGATCATGATGTCTATCACATGGCAGTAGAGATGCAAAGAGATGTCTTGGAACAAATCCAG CAATTCTTGGCCACACAGTTGATTATGCAAACATCTGAGTCTGGAATCAGTGCTAAAAGTCTTCGAGGAAGAGATTCTACTCGAAAACAAGATGCTTCAGAGAAG GACAGTGTCCCCATGGGCTCTcctgccttccttctctctctcttt GATGGGGGCACCAGAGGACGCCGCTGTGCCATTGAAGCAGACATGAAGATGAAAAAGTGA
- the Brd8 gene encoding bromodomain-containing protein 8 isoform X1, whose amino-acid sequence MATGSGKHKLLSTGPTEPWSIREKLCLASSVMRSGDQNWVSVSRAIKPFAEPGRPPDWFSQKHCASQYSELLETTETPKRKRGEKGEVVETVEDVIVRKLTAERVEELKKVIKETQERYRRLKRDAELIQAGHMDSRLDELCNDIAMKKKLEEEEAEVKRKATDAAYQARQAVKTPPRRLPTVMVRSPIDSASPGGDYPLGDLTSTTMEEATSGVTPGTLPSTPVTSFPGIPDTLPPGSAPLEAPMTPVTDDSPQKKMLGQKATPPPSPLLSELLKKGSLLPTSPRLVSESEMAVTSGHLNSTGVLLEVGGVLPMIHGGEIQQTPNTVAASPAASGAPTLSRLLEAGPTQFTTPLASFTTVASEPPVKLVPPPVESVSQATIVMMPALPAPSSAPAVSTPESVAPVSQSDTCVPMEAVGDPHTVTVSMDSSEISMIINSIKEECFRSGVAEAPGGSKAPSIDGKEDLDLAEKMDIAVSYTGEELDFETVGDIIAIIEDKVDDHPEVLDVAAVEAALSFCEENDDPQSLPGPWEHPIQQERDKPVPLPAPEMTVKQERLDFEETENKGIHELVDLRESGVDIKMEPAEPEPGISGAEIVAGVVSATSMEPPELRSQDLDEEPRSTATGEIPEADGSNGKGDEMPLATVKTEASPESMLSPSHGSNPIEDPLEAETQHKFEMSDSLKEESGTIFGGQIKDAAGEEEEEDGVSEAASLEEPKEEDQGEGYLSEMDNEPPVSESDDGFSIHNATLQSHTLADSIPSSPASSQFSVCSEDQEAIQAQKIWKKAIMLVWRAAANHRYANVFLQPVTDDIAPGYHSIVQRPMDLSTIKKNIENGLIRSTAEFQRDIMLMFQNAVMYNSSDHDVYHMAVEMQRDVLEQIQQFLATQLIMQTSESGISAKSLRGRDSTRKQDASEKDSVPMGSPAFLLSLFDGGTRGRRCAIEADMKMKK is encoded by the exons GGTATCAGTTAGCAGAGCCATCAAGCCCTTTGCAGAACCTGGCCGCCCTCCAGACTGGTTCTCTCAAAAA CATTGTGCTTCTCAGTACTCAGAGCTCCTAGAAACCACTGAGACCCCAAA ACGCAAAAGAGGTGAAAAGGGAGAAGTAGTAGAAACTGTGGAAGATGTGATTGTTCGGAAACTGACTGCTGAAAGAGTGGAGGAACTGAAAAAAGTGATAAAGGAAACCCAGGAGAGATATAG ACGGCTGAAAAGAGATGCAGAACTAATTCAAGCAGGGCACATGGACAGCAGACTGGATGAGCTTTGCAATGACATTGCCAT gaaaaaaaaattagaggaagagGAGGCTGAGGTGAAGAGAAAGGCTACAGATGCTGCATACCAGG CTCGTCAAGCAGTGAAAACACCCCCTCGGAGGTTACCCACTGTGATGGTCCGCTCTCCTATAGATTCAGCCTCCCCAGGAGGTGATTATCCACTTGGGGACTTGACTTCAACCACTATGGAAGAGGCCACCTCTGGG GTAACCCCTGGGACTTTGCCGAGTACCCCAGTCACCTCGTTTCCTGGGATTCCTGACACCCTTCCTCCAGGCTCTGCACCCTTAGAAGCCCCCATGACCCCAGTAACAGATGATTCACCCCAGAAAAAGATGCTTGGACAGAAAGCAACTCCACCCCCCTCCCCTCTGCTGTCAGAGCTCTTGAAGAAGGGCAGCCTCCTGCCTACTAGCCCCAGACTG GTCAGTGAGAGTGAAATGGCTGTTACTTCTGGCCATCTGAACAGTACAGGTGTCCTCCTGGAGGTAGGCGGGGTCCTTCCCATGATACATGGTGGGGAGATACAGCAAACACCCAATACTGTTGCAGCTTCCCCTGCTGCCTCAG GTGCTCCCACTCTTTCCCGGCTTTTAGAAGCTGGTCCTACACAGTTCACCACACCTCTTGCTTCCTTCACTACTGTTGCCAGTGAACCTCCAGTTAAACTTGTGCCACCCCCTGTAGAGTCTGTGTCCCAGGCTACCATTGTCATGATGCCTGCGCTGCCAGCACCATCCTCTGCTCCGGCTGTCTCCACTCCTGAAAGTGTAGCTCCAG TGAGTCAGTCTGACACCTGTGTTCCCATGGAAGCTGTGGGGGATCCACACACTGTGACTGTTTCCATGGATAGCAGTGAAATCTCCATGATCATTAATTCTATCAAAGAAGAGTGTTTCCGATCAGGGGTAGCAGAGGCCCCTGGAGGATCAAAGGCTCCCAGCATAGATGGAAAGGAAGATTTAGATCTGGCTGAGAAGATGGATATTGCTGTGTCTTACACAGGTGAAGAGCTAGACTTTGAGACTGTTGGAGACATCATTGCCATAATTGAGGACAAG GTAGATGATCACCCTGAAGTGCTGGATGTGGCAGCTGTGGAAGCAGCACTGTCCTTCTGTGAAGAAAATGATGATCCCCAGTCTCTTCCTGGCCCCTGGGAACACCCAATCCAGCAGGAACGGGATAAGCCAGTACCTCTCCCTGCACCAGAGATGACAGTCAAGCAAGAGAGATTGGACTttgaggaaacagaaaacaaggGAATTCATGAACTCGTGGACCTCAGGGAGTCTGGTGTTGACATTAAAATGGAACCTGCAGAACCAGAGCCAGGCATTTCAGGGGCTGAAATTGTAGCTGGGGTTGTTTCAGCCACAAGTATGGAGCCACCAGAACTCAGGAGTCAAGACTTAGATGAGGAACCCAGAAGTACTGCAACTGGAGAGATTCCTGAAGCAGATGGTTCCAATGGGAAAGGCGATGAGATGCCACTTGCAACTGTGAAGACAGAG GCATCCCCCGAAAGCATGTTGTCTCCATCACATGGCTCAAATCCCATTGAAGATCCTTTAGAGGCAGAGACTCAGCACAAGTTTGAAATGTCAG ACTCATTGAAAGAAGAATCAGGGACTATTTTTGGAGGCCAGATAAAG GATGCcgcaggtgaggaggaggaggaggatggagtcAGTGAAGCAGCCAGTCTAGAGGAACCTAAGGAAGAAGATCAAGGAGAAGGCTATTTGTCAGAAATGGATAATGAACCCCCTGTAAGCGAGAGTGATGATGGCTTTAGCATACACAATGCTACCCTGCAGTCACATACACTGGCAGACTCCATCCCCAGCAGCCCTGCTTCTTCACAGTT CTCTGTCTGTAGTGAAGATCAAGAAGCTATTCAGGCCCAGAAAATCTGGAAGAAAGCCATCATGCTTGTATGGAGAGCTGCAGCTAACCATAG GTATGCCAATGTCTTCCTGCAGCCTGTTACAGATGACATAGCACCTGGCTACCACAGCATTGTACAGAG gcctaTGGATTTGTCAACTATtaagaaaaacattgaaaatggGCTGATCCGCAGCACAGCTGAATTTCAGCGTGACATTATGCTCATGTTTCAGAATGCTGTAATGTATAACAGCTCAGATCATGATGTCTATCACATGGCAGTAGAGATGCAAAGAGATGTCTTGGAACAAATCCAG CAATTCTTGGCCACACAGTTGATTATGCAAACATCTGAGTCTGGAATCAGTGCTAAAAGTCTTCGAGGAAGAGATTCTACTCGAAAACAAGATGCTTCAGAGAAG GACAGTGTCCCCATGGGCTCTcctgccttccttctctctctcttt GATGGGGGCACCAGAGGACGCCGCTGTGCCATTGAAGCAGACATGAAGATGAAAAAGTGA
- the Brd8 gene encoding bromodomain-containing protein 8 isoform X2 encodes MATGSGKHKLLSTGPTEPWSIREKLCLASSVMRSGDQNWVSVSRAIKPFAEPGRPPDWFSQKHCASQYSELLETTETPKRKRGEKGEVVETVEDVIVRKLTAERVEELKKVIKETQERYRRLKRDAELIQAGHMDSRLDELCNDIAMKKKLEEEEAEVKRKATDAAYQARQAVKTPPRRLPTVMVRSPIDSASPGGDYPLGDLTSTTMEEATSGVTPGTLPSTPVTSFPGIPDTLPPGSAPLEAPMTPVTDDSPQKKMLGQKATPPPSPLLSELLKKGSLLPTSPRLVSESEMAVTSGHLNSTGVLLEVGGVLPMIHGGEIQQTPNTVAASPAASGAPTLSRLLEAGPTQFTTPLASFTTVASEPPVKLVPPPVESVSQATIVMMPALPAPSSAPAVSTPESVAPVSQSDTCVPMEAVGDPHTVTVSMDSSEISMIINSIKEECFRSGVAEAPGGSKAPSIDGKEDLDLAEKMDIAVSYTGEELDFETVGDIIAIIEDKVDDHPEVLDVAAVEAALSFCEENDDPQSLPGPWEHPIQQERDKPVPLPAPEMTVKQERLDFEETENKGIHELVDLRESGVDIKMEPAEPEPGISGAEIVAGVVSATSMEPPELRSQDLDEEPRSTATGEIPEADGSNGKGDEMPLATVKTEASPESMLSPSHGSNPIEDPLEAETQHKFEMSDSLKEESGTIFGGQIKDAAGEEEEEDGVSEAASLEEPKEEDQGEGYLSEMDNEPPVSESDDGFSIHNATLQSHTLADSIPSSPASSQFSVCSEDQEAIQAQKIWKKAIMLVWRAAANHRYANVFLQPVTDDIAPGYHSIVQRPMDLSTIKKNIENGLIRSTAEFQRDIMLMFQNAVMYNSSDHDVYHMAVEMQRDVLEQIQQFLATQLIMQTSESGISAKSLRGRDSTRKQDASEKDGGTRGRRCAIEADMKMKK; translated from the exons GGTATCAGTTAGCAGAGCCATCAAGCCCTTTGCAGAACCTGGCCGCCCTCCAGACTGGTTCTCTCAAAAA CATTGTGCTTCTCAGTACTCAGAGCTCCTAGAAACCACTGAGACCCCAAA ACGCAAAAGAGGTGAAAAGGGAGAAGTAGTAGAAACTGTGGAAGATGTGATTGTTCGGAAACTGACTGCTGAAAGAGTGGAGGAACTGAAAAAAGTGATAAAGGAAACCCAGGAGAGATATAG ACGGCTGAAAAGAGATGCAGAACTAATTCAAGCAGGGCACATGGACAGCAGACTGGATGAGCTTTGCAATGACATTGCCAT gaaaaaaaaattagaggaagagGAGGCTGAGGTGAAGAGAAAGGCTACAGATGCTGCATACCAGG CTCGTCAAGCAGTGAAAACACCCCCTCGGAGGTTACCCACTGTGATGGTCCGCTCTCCTATAGATTCAGCCTCCCCAGGAGGTGATTATCCACTTGGGGACTTGACTTCAACCACTATGGAAGAGGCCACCTCTGGG GTAACCCCTGGGACTTTGCCGAGTACCCCAGTCACCTCGTTTCCTGGGATTCCTGACACCCTTCCTCCAGGCTCTGCACCCTTAGAAGCCCCCATGACCCCAGTAACAGATGATTCACCCCAGAAAAAGATGCTTGGACAGAAAGCAACTCCACCCCCCTCCCCTCTGCTGTCAGAGCTCTTGAAGAAGGGCAGCCTCCTGCCTACTAGCCCCAGACTG GTCAGTGAGAGTGAAATGGCTGTTACTTCTGGCCATCTGAACAGTACAGGTGTCCTCCTGGAGGTAGGCGGGGTCCTTCCCATGATACATGGTGGGGAGATACAGCAAACACCCAATACTGTTGCAGCTTCCCCTGCTGCCTCAG GTGCTCCCACTCTTTCCCGGCTTTTAGAAGCTGGTCCTACACAGTTCACCACACCTCTTGCTTCCTTCACTACTGTTGCCAGTGAACCTCCAGTTAAACTTGTGCCACCCCCTGTAGAGTCTGTGTCCCAGGCTACCATTGTCATGATGCCTGCGCTGCCAGCACCATCCTCTGCTCCGGCTGTCTCCACTCCTGAAAGTGTAGCTCCAG TGAGTCAGTCTGACACCTGTGTTCCCATGGAAGCTGTGGGGGATCCACACACTGTGACTGTTTCCATGGATAGCAGTGAAATCTCCATGATCATTAATTCTATCAAAGAAGAGTGTTTCCGATCAGGGGTAGCAGAGGCCCCTGGAGGATCAAAGGCTCCCAGCATAGATGGAAAGGAAGATTTAGATCTGGCTGAGAAGATGGATATTGCTGTGTCTTACACAGGTGAAGAGCTAGACTTTGAGACTGTTGGAGACATCATTGCCATAATTGAGGACAAG GTAGATGATCACCCTGAAGTGCTGGATGTGGCAGCTGTGGAAGCAGCACTGTCCTTCTGTGAAGAAAATGATGATCCCCAGTCTCTTCCTGGCCCCTGGGAACACCCAATCCAGCAGGAACGGGATAAGCCAGTACCTCTCCCTGCACCAGAGATGACAGTCAAGCAAGAGAGATTGGACTttgaggaaacagaaaacaaggGAATTCATGAACTCGTGGACCTCAGGGAGTCTGGTGTTGACATTAAAATGGAACCTGCAGAACCAGAGCCAGGCATTTCAGGGGCTGAAATTGTAGCTGGGGTTGTTTCAGCCACAAGTATGGAGCCACCAGAACTCAGGAGTCAAGACTTAGATGAGGAACCCAGAAGTACTGCAACTGGAGAGATTCCTGAAGCAGATGGTTCCAATGGGAAAGGCGATGAGATGCCACTTGCAACTGTGAAGACAGAG GCATCCCCCGAAAGCATGTTGTCTCCATCACATGGCTCAAATCCCATTGAAGATCCTTTAGAGGCAGAGACTCAGCACAAGTTTGAAATGTCAG ACTCATTGAAAGAAGAATCAGGGACTATTTTTGGAGGCCAGATAAAG GATGCcgcaggtgaggaggaggaggaggatggagtcAGTGAAGCAGCCAGTCTAGAGGAACCTAAGGAAGAAGATCAAGGAGAAGGCTATTTGTCAGAAATGGATAATGAACCCCCTGTAAGCGAGAGTGATGATGGCTTTAGCATACACAATGCTACCCTGCAGTCACATACACTGGCAGACTCCATCCCCAGCAGCCCTGCTTCTTCACAGTT CTCTGTCTGTAGTGAAGATCAAGAAGCTATTCAGGCCCAGAAAATCTGGAAGAAAGCCATCATGCTTGTATGGAGAGCTGCAGCTAACCATAG GTATGCCAATGTCTTCCTGCAGCCTGTTACAGATGACATAGCACCTGGCTACCACAGCATTGTACAGAG gcctaTGGATTTGTCAACTATtaagaaaaacattgaaaatggGCTGATCCGCAGCACAGCTGAATTTCAGCGTGACATTATGCTCATGTTTCAGAATGCTGTAATGTATAACAGCTCAGATCATGATGTCTATCACATGGCAGTAGAGATGCAAAGAGATGTCTTGGAACAAATCCAG CAATTCTTGGCCACACAGTTGATTATGCAAACATCTGAGTCTGGAATCAGTGCTAAAAGTCTTCGAGGAAGAGATTCTACTCGAAAACAAGATGCTTCAGAGAAG GATGGGGGCACCAGAGGACGCCGCTGTGCCATTGAAGCAGACATGAAGATGAAAAAGTGA
- the Brd8 gene encoding bromodomain-containing protein 8 isoform X4: protein MATGSGKHKLLSTGPTEPWSIREKLCLASSVMRSGDQNWVSVSRAIKPFAEPGRPPDWFSQKHCASQYSELLETTETPKRKRGEKGEVVETVEDVIVRKLTAERVEELKKVIKETQERYRRLKRDAELIQAGHMDSRLDELCNDIAMKKKLEEEEAEVKRKATDAAYQARQAVKTPPRRLPTVMVRSPIDSASPGGDYPLGDLTSTTMEEATSGVTPGTLPSTPVTSFPGIPDTLPPGSAPLEAPMTPVTDDSPQKKMLGQKATPPPSPLLSELLKKGSLLPTSPRLVSESEMAVTSGHLNSTGVLLEVGGVLPMIHGGEIQQTPNTVAASPAASVSQSDTCVPMEAVGDPHTVTVSMDSSEISMIINSIKEECFRSGVAEAPGGSKAPSIDGKEDLDLAEKMDIAVSYTGEELDFETVGDIIAIIEDKVDDHPEVLDVAAVEAALSFCEENDDPQSLPGPWEHPIQQERDKPVPLPAPEMTVKQERLDFEETENKGIHELVDLRESGVDIKMEPAEPEPGISGAEIVAGVVSATSMEPPELRSQDLDEEPRSTATGEIPEADGSNGKGDEMPLATVKTEASPESMLSPSHGSNPIEDPLEAETQHKFEMSDSLKEESGTIFGGQIKDAAGEEEEEDGVSEAASLEEPKEEDQGEGYLSEMDNEPPVSESDDGFSIHNATLQSHTLADSIPSSPASSQFSVCSEDQEAIQAQKIWKKAIMLVWRAAANHRYANVFLQPVTDDIAPGYHSIVQRPMDLSTIKKNIENGLIRSTAEFQRDIMLMFQNAVMYNSSDHDVYHMAVEMQRDVLEQIQQFLATQLIMQTSESGISAKSLRGRDSTRKQDASEKDSVPMGSPAFLLSLFDGGTRGRRCAIEADMKMKK from the exons GGTATCAGTTAGCAGAGCCATCAAGCCCTTTGCAGAACCTGGCCGCCCTCCAGACTGGTTCTCTCAAAAA CATTGTGCTTCTCAGTACTCAGAGCTCCTAGAAACCACTGAGACCCCAAA ACGCAAAAGAGGTGAAAAGGGAGAAGTAGTAGAAACTGTGGAAGATGTGATTGTTCGGAAACTGACTGCTGAAAGAGTGGAGGAACTGAAAAAAGTGATAAAGGAAACCCAGGAGAGATATAG ACGGCTGAAAAGAGATGCAGAACTAATTCAAGCAGGGCACATGGACAGCAGACTGGATGAGCTTTGCAATGACATTGCCAT gaaaaaaaaattagaggaagagGAGGCTGAGGTGAAGAGAAAGGCTACAGATGCTGCATACCAGG CTCGTCAAGCAGTGAAAACACCCCCTCGGAGGTTACCCACTGTGATGGTCCGCTCTCCTATAGATTCAGCCTCCCCAGGAGGTGATTATCCACTTGGGGACTTGACTTCAACCACTATGGAAGAGGCCACCTCTGGG GTAACCCCTGGGACTTTGCCGAGTACCCCAGTCACCTCGTTTCCTGGGATTCCTGACACCCTTCCTCCAGGCTCTGCACCCTTAGAAGCCCCCATGACCCCAGTAACAGATGATTCACCCCAGAAAAAGATGCTTGGACAGAAAGCAACTCCACCCCCCTCCCCTCTGCTGTCAGAGCTCTTGAAGAAGGGCAGCCTCCTGCCTACTAGCCCCAGACTG GTCAGTGAGAGTGAAATGGCTGTTACTTCTGGCCATCTGAACAGTACAGGTGTCCTCCTGGAGGTAGGCGGGGTCCTTCCCATGATACATGGTGGGGAGATACAGCAAACACCCAATACTGTTGCAGCTTCCCCTGCTGCCTCAG TGAGTCAGTCTGACACCTGTGTTCCCATGGAAGCTGTGGGGGATCCACACACTGTGACTGTTTCCATGGATAGCAGTGAAATCTCCATGATCATTAATTCTATCAAAGAAGAGTGTTTCCGATCAGGGGTAGCAGAGGCCCCTGGAGGATCAAAGGCTCCCAGCATAGATGGAAAGGAAGATTTAGATCTGGCTGAGAAGATGGATATTGCTGTGTCTTACACAGGTGAAGAGCTAGACTTTGAGACTGTTGGAGACATCATTGCCATAATTGAGGACAAG GTAGATGATCACCCTGAAGTGCTGGATGTGGCAGCTGTGGAAGCAGCACTGTCCTTCTGTGAAGAAAATGATGATCCCCAGTCTCTTCCTGGCCCCTGGGAACACCCAATCCAGCAGGAACGGGATAAGCCAGTACCTCTCCCTGCACCAGAGATGACAGTCAAGCAAGAGAGATTGGACTttgaggaaacagaaaacaaggGAATTCATGAACTCGTGGACCTCAGGGAGTCTGGTGTTGACATTAAAATGGAACCTGCAGAACCAGAGCCAGGCATTTCAGGGGCTGAAATTGTAGCTGGGGTTGTTTCAGCCACAAGTATGGAGCCACCAGAACTCAGGAGTCAAGACTTAGATGAGGAACCCAGAAGTACTGCAACTGGAGAGATTCCTGAAGCAGATGGTTCCAATGGGAAAGGCGATGAGATGCCACTTGCAACTGTGAAGACAGAG GCATCCCCCGAAAGCATGTTGTCTCCATCACATGGCTCAAATCCCATTGAAGATCCTTTAGAGGCAGAGACTCAGCACAAGTTTGAAATGTCAG ACTCATTGAAAGAAGAATCAGGGACTATTTTTGGAGGCCAGATAAAG GATGCcgcaggtgaggaggaggaggaggatggagtcAGTGAAGCAGCCAGTCTAGAGGAACCTAAGGAAGAAGATCAAGGAGAAGGCTATTTGTCAGAAATGGATAATGAACCCCCTGTAAGCGAGAGTGATGATGGCTTTAGCATACACAATGCTACCCTGCAGTCACATACACTGGCAGACTCCATCCCCAGCAGCCCTGCTTCTTCACAGTT CTCTGTCTGTAGTGAAGATCAAGAAGCTATTCAGGCCCAGAAAATCTGGAAGAAAGCCATCATGCTTGTATGGAGAGCTGCAGCTAACCATAG GTATGCCAATGTCTTCCTGCAGCCTGTTACAGATGACATAGCACCTGGCTACCACAGCATTGTACAGAG gcctaTGGATTTGTCAACTATtaagaaaaacattgaaaatggGCTGATCCGCAGCACAGCTGAATTTCAGCGTGACATTATGCTCATGTTTCAGAATGCTGTAATGTATAACAGCTCAGATCATGATGTCTATCACATGGCAGTAGAGATGCAAAGAGATGTCTTGGAACAAATCCAG CAATTCTTGGCCACACAGTTGATTATGCAAACATCTGAGTCTGGAATCAGTGCTAAAAGTCTTCGAGGAAGAGATTCTACTCGAAAACAAGATGCTTCAGAGAAG GACAGTGTCCCCATGGGCTCTcctgccttccttctctctctcttt GATGGGGGCACCAGAGGACGCCGCTGTGCCATTGAAGCAGACATGAAGATGAAAAAGTGA